From the genome of Pseudomonas sp. FP453:
GGTGTCATGCAGGGTGGTGTTGTAGCGGCCATCGGAGTGGGCGAACTGTTTGCCGCCGTTGAGCAGGAGTACTTTTTTCATGGGAGGGTGTCCAGAGGTTGAAAATGTCTGGACGCAGACTAACGACCTCGGCCCCTCGGAATAAGCGGCCGCGCCGCAAAATACATTTGACTGAAATGCACGAATCCCTTGGCGATTGTTAACCACTGATCAGCAGATGAGCGCCCAACAGCGCCATGCCGATAAAAAAAACACGCTTGAACAACTGCGCGCTGATGCGCTGACGCACCACCTGGCCGAGCCACATGCCCAACAAAGCCGGGACCAGCGCCAGCAGTGAGGCGTTGATCTCACCGCCGCCCAACGTACCGCGCCAGGCCAACCCGGCGGCCAGCGCCAAGGTCGAGACGGTGAATGACAACCCCAGCGCCTGCACCAACTGATCGCGATTCAAGCCCAGCGCTTGCAGATACGGCACCGCCGGAATCACAAACACGCCAGTGGCCGAGGTAATGACGCCGGTGATCACACCACATAACGGGCCCAGCCAGCGCTCATTGGCGGGCTTGATCCTGAACGTGGGCAAGAACAACCCGCTCAACGCATACATCAGCAATGCCCCGCCCAATGCGTGAACGACCCAACCGCCGCCGTCCATCCCCAGCCACACCGTGCCAAACCCGGTGCCGAGCGAAATCAGCAACAGCATCGGCCACAGGCGTTTGAGCAAGGCACTCAAGTGACCGCCGAAAGCCAGTTGCCAGAGGTTGGTGACCGTCGAGGGAATGATCAGCAGCGCCGCAGCCTGCGCCGGCAGCATAGCCAGACCGAGCAGGCCCATGGCGACGGTGGGCAGGCCCAGGCCGATCACGCCCTTGACCGTGCCGGCCAGCAGGAAGGTGGCGAACACCAGCAGGGTCAGGGCGGGGCCGATGTCTTGGTAGAACGCGAGGAAGGTATTCATGGGGCGATTGTGCGGGGTTGGGGCGGGGTTGGGAA
Proteins encoded in this window:
- a CDS encoding sulfite exporter TauE/SafE family protein, with protein sequence MNTFLAFYQDIGPALTLLVFATFLLAGTVKGVIGLGLPTVAMGLLGLAMLPAQAAALLIIPSTVTNLWQLAFGGHLSALLKRLWPMLLLISLGTGFGTVWLGMDGGGWVVHALGGALLMYALSGLFLPTFRIKPANERWLGPLCGVITGVITSATGVFVIPAVPYLQALGLNRDQLVQALGLSFTVSTLALAAGLAWRGTLGGGEINASLLALVPALLGMWLGQVVRQRISAQLFKRVFFIGMALLGAHLLISG